One Polaribacter sp. KT25b DNA segment encodes these proteins:
- a CDS encoding metal-dependent hydrolase: MDSLTQIVLGAACGEAVLGKKIGNRALLFGAIGGTIPDLDVFIGRLLYGNEIQAMAFHRGFMHSILFAILACFVFGWITYKLYNTGKRQESTTLKNWIWLFFWAIFTHPILDCFTPYGTQLFAPFSSYRIAFNNIAVVDPFYTIPFLICMISLMFIHRKSKKRTFWLKTGIYISSVYMIFTVFNKFYMDAVFEKSFEKAGIKFTRFSAQPTILNNILWYAVAETDKNYHLTFYSLLDKKSISEKVITVKKNHDLLDMNNANLQTLTWFSNKYYNISKKEKIGTYKYVDLRYPMLNPDDANTSIFNFTIYNKDNEWDILPFDRSPPNKEDFNKFIERLKGV, from the coding sequence ATGGATTCATTAACTCAAATTGTTTTAGGTGCTGCTTGTGGCGAAGCTGTTCTTGGTAAAAAGATTGGAAATAGAGCACTTTTATTTGGTGCAATTGGTGGCACAATTCCAGATTTAGATGTTTTTATTGGGCGACTTTTATACGGCAATGAAATACAAGCAATGGCTTTTCATAGAGGTTTTATGCACTCTATTTTATTTGCAATTTTAGCTTGTTTTGTTTTTGGATGGATAACTTACAAACTATATAATACTGGTAAAAGACAAGAATCAACAACTTTAAAAAACTGGATTTGGCTATTTTTCTGGGCTATTTTTACACATCCCATTTTAGATTGTTTTACACCTTATGGCACACAACTATTTGCGCCTTTTTCTAGTTACAGAATTGCTTTTAACAATATTGCTGTTGTTGACCCTTTTTATACTATTCCGTTTTTAATATGTATGATTAGTTTAATGTTCATCCACAGAAAAAGTAAAAAAAGAACCTTTTGGTTAAAAACAGGAATTTACATAAGTTCTGTTTATATGATTTTTACAGTATTTAATAAATTTTATATGGATGCTGTTTTTGAAAAGTCTTTTGAAAAAGCAGGAATTAAGTTCACTCGATTTTCTGCACAACCCACAATTTTAAATAATATTTTGTGGTACGCAGTTGCAGAAACTGATAAAAATTATCATTTAACTTTTTATTCTTTGTTGGATAAAAAATCAATATCAGAAAAAGTAATTACTGTTAAAAAAAATCATGATTTACTTGATATGAATAATGCTAATTTACAAACCTTAACTTGGTTTAGCAATAAGTATTACAATATCTCGAAAAAGGAAAAAATAGGCACTTATAAATATGTAGATTTAAGATATCCAATGTTAAATCCTGATGATGCAAATACGTCTATTTTTAACTTTACCATTTATAATAAAGATAATGAATGGGATATTTTACCTTTTGACCGATCACCACCAAATAAAGAAGATTTTAACAAGTTTATTGAACGCTTAAAAGGGGTTTAG
- a CDS encoding RNA polymerase sigma factor: MKTSSIQKLSDEDLVFKIVETNNSQLFAVLYDRFSKVVYNKCYGFSKNKEEAEDLTHDVFIRLFVKLKTFKGNSKFSTWLYSFTYNFCVNYVQRNDHKKKERVTVVTDQVKDNDDDIEDIEDAQLFELKSENLAKAFALIDVKEKMILLMKYQDDMTIKEISEALEIGESAVKMRLKRAKLKVVSVYEEL; encoded by the coding sequence TTGAAAACTAGTAGCATACAAAAATTATCTGATGAAGATTTAGTCTTTAAAATAGTAGAAACAAACAACTCGCAATTGTTTGCTGTTTTATATGATCGATTTTCTAAAGTAGTTTATAATAAGTGTTATGGTTTCTCTAAGAATAAAGAGGAAGCAGAAGATTTAACACATGATGTTTTTATTAGATTATTTGTAAAACTAAAAACTTTTAAAGGAAACTCTAAGTTTTCTACGTGGTTGTATTCTTTTACATATAATTTCTGTGTAAATTATGTGCAAAGAAATGATCATAAAAAGAAAGAAAGAGTTACAGTTGTTACAGATCAAGTAAAAGATAATGATGATGACATAGAAGACATTGAAGATGCGCAATTATTTGAATTAAAATCTGAAAACCTAGCTAAAGCATTTGCTTTGATAGATGTAAAGGAAAAAATGATTCTTTTAATGAAATATCAAGATGACATGACTATTAAAGAAATATCTGAAGCATTAGAAATTGGAGAAAGTGCTGTTAAAATGCGTCTTAAAAGAGCTAAGTTAAAAGTTGTTAGTGTGTACGAAGAATTGTAA
- a CDS encoding GNAT family N-acetyltransferase, protein MIDIAVVSDAIKLTEIALKSKSYWGYSDELLKSWTHDLTVSEKMIQEMIVCKFISDDKIIGFYILNQPKQKSIELEFLFVLPSFIGKGIGNQLLQHAFIKSKKLNCNRVTLLADPHAVSFYESKGFIIIGKKESAIVGRFLPLLQKDLE, encoded by the coding sequence ATGATTGATATTGCTGTTGTTTCTGATGCAATAAAACTTACCGAAATTGCTTTAAAATCTAAATCTTATTGGGGATATTCTGATGAATTACTTAAAAGTTGGACGCATGATTTAACGGTTTCCGAAAAAATGATTCAAGAAATGATAGTTTGTAAATTTATTTCTGATGATAAAATAATTGGTTTCTATATTTTAAATCAGCCAAAACAAAAATCAATTGAATTAGAATTTTTATTTGTTTTACCTAGTTTTATTGGTAAAGGAATAGGAAATCAGTTACTACAACATGCTTTTATAAAATCTAAAAAATTAAATTGTAATCGAGTTACTTTATTAGCAGATCCTCATGCAGTTTCTTTTTATGAGTCTAAAGGATTTATAATAATTGGTAAAAAAGAAAGCGCTATTGTTGGTCGTTTTTTGCCTTTATTGCAAAAAGATTTAGAATAA
- a CDS encoding deoxynucleoside kinase, protein MHVAIAGNIGAGKTTLTQLLAKHYKWKPHFESVDENPYLDDFYGEMERWSFNLQVYFLNSRFRQIVELRETGENIIQDRTIYEDAHIFAPNLHAMGLMTNRDYHNYSSLFELMENIVSPPDLLIYLRADISTLVGQIHKRGRDYENSISIDYLSRLNERYEAWISTYTKGKLLIIDVDNLDFVTNQEDLGYIIDRIDSQINGLF, encoded by the coding sequence ATGCACGTTGCAATTGCAGGAAATATTGGTGCTGGTAAAACCACACTAACACAACTTTTAGCCAAACATTATAAATGGAAACCTCATTTTGAATCTGTAGATGAAAACCCTTATTTAGATGATTTTTATGGAGAAATGGAACGCTGGTCTTTTAACTTACAAGTTTACTTTTTAAACAGTCGTTTTCGTCAAATAGTAGAGTTAAGAGAAACTGGAGAAAACATTATTCAAGATAGAACCATTTATGAGGATGCACATATTTTTGCACCCAATTTACATGCAATGGGTTTAATGACCAATAGAGATTATCATAATTATAGCTCTTTGTTCGAGTTAATGGAAAACATAGTTTCTCCGCCAGACTTATTAATATATTTACGTGCAGATATTTCAACTTTAGTTGGGCAAATTCATAAACGTGGTAGAGATTATGAAAACTCTATTAGTATCGATTATTTAAGTAGATTAAACGAACGTTATGAAGCTTGGATTTCTACCTATACAAAAGGTAAATTACTAATTATAGATGTAGATAATTTAGATTTTGTAACAAACCAAGAAGATTTAGGATATATTATTGATAGAATAGATTCACAAATAAATGGTTTATTTTAA
- a CDS encoding putative porin, whose translation MMNKQFLFFLVLILLTATNTFSQKRMLQNEYTNLNGIDNDSIISGRTKIELSGKTKYTDYKIFSHKGVTTYIDTTLSIKKEYKFNYLRKDNFELLEFHNQGQTFNNLGYSFNNLKQFPDIGFTAKQFSYFEIEDIKYYEVPTPTTEILYRTGLQQGQVVDALFTLNFSKRLNVSASYKGLRSLGAYRQSLASNGNFRGTFHYTTKENQYEIRGHFTSQDFFNEESGGLTTSSLENFISDDPDYTTRARLDVNLDDAENQFDSNRTYLEHSYKLISSKDSINNKDFSNLKIGHIFTNESKSYNFTQGTETTDIFGEINATEATDKNATSKITNNEINLEFNSKYVLGKFKAKANYTSYSYGYDSILNSNSTIDKLKLKGSAISVGADWNAKIKKFQLNADASLTPGSGRLSGNYLKGEALYKNDSLFTVKGSLLISSKSPNFNTLLHQSNYDDYNWENDFSNVNTRDLGFTFNSKWINATLNFTNIDNYTYFDENNTPQQFENQITYLKVKANREFKFWKLALDNTLMYQNVSSGSSVFRVPEFVTRNTFYYTDYWFKGKPMLVNMGVTFKYFTKYNENAYNPLLAEFTIQNNEEIGYPTFDVFFNAQVRRTRLYLKVDNITSSFSDKNYFSAPNYPYRDFTVRFGLVWNWFI comes from the coding sequence ATGATGAACAAACAATTCCTTTTCTTTTTAGTCTTAATTTTACTCACTGCTACAAATACTTTTTCTCAAAAAAGAATGTTGCAGAATGAATACACCAATCTTAACGGAATCGATAATGATTCTATAATCTCTGGGAGAACAAAAATTGAACTTTCTGGAAAAACCAAATATACAGATTATAAAATCTTTTCTCATAAAGGAGTTACCACATACATCGACACAACTTTATCGATTAAAAAAGAATACAAATTTAATTATTTAAGAAAAGATAATTTTGAACTTTTAGAGTTTCATAATCAAGGGCAAACTTTTAATAATTTAGGTTATAGTTTTAATAATTTAAAACAGTTTCCTGATATTGGTTTTACCGCAAAACAGTTTAGTTATTTTGAAATTGAAGACATAAAATATTATGAAGTTCCTACGCCAACTACAGAAATTTTATACAGAACTGGTTTACAACAAGGACAAGTTGTAGATGCGCTTTTTACTTTAAACTTCTCTAAAAGATTAAACGTTTCTGCTTCTTATAAAGGTTTGCGTTCTTTGGGCGCTTACAGGCAATCTTTAGCTAGTAACGGTAATTTTAGAGGAACTTTTCATTACACAACTAAAGAAAATCAATATGAAATTAGAGGACATTTTACAAGTCAAGATTTTTTTAATGAAGAAAGTGGCGGTTTAACAACTTCTTCATTAGAAAATTTTATTTCTGATGACCCAGATTATACCACGCGTGCAAGATTGGATGTGAATTTAGATGATGCAGAAAATCAATTTGACAGCAATCGAACTTATTTAGAACATAGTTATAAATTAATTTCTAGCAAAGATTCCATCAACAATAAAGACTTTAGCAACTTAAAAATTGGTCATATTTTTACCAATGAAAGCAAGAGTTACAATTTTACACAAGGAACCGAAACTACCGATATTTTTGGTGAAATAAATGCAACTGAAGCAACTGATAAAAATGCAACAAGTAAGATTACTAATAATGAAATTAACTTAGAATTTAACTCAAAATACGTTTTAGGTAAGTTTAAAGCAAAAGCAAATTACACTAGTTATTCCTACGGATATGACTCAATTTTAAACAGTAATAGTACAATTGATAAATTAAAATTAAAAGGAAGTGCCATTTCTGTTGGTGCAGATTGGAATGCAAAAATTAAAAAATTTCAATTAAATGCAGATGCTTCTTTAACACCTGGTTCTGGAAGGTTATCTGGTAATTATTTAAAAGGTGAAGCATTATATAAAAATGATAGTCTTTTTACTGTAAAAGGAAGTTTATTAATTAGTTCTAAATCTCCAAATTTTAATACTTTATTACATCAAAGTAACTACGACGATTACAATTGGGAAAACGATTTTAGTAATGTAAACACAAGAGATCTAGGTTTTACTTTTAATTCTAAATGGATAAATGCTACTTTAAATTTCACCAATATTGATAATTATACCTATTTTGATGAAAATAACACACCACAACAATTTGAAAATCAGATTACTTATTTAAAAGTAAAAGCTAACAGGGAATTTAAATTCTGGAAATTAGCTCTTGATAATACCCTAATGTATCAAAATGTTAGTAGTGGAAGTTCTGTTTTTAGAGTTCCGGAGTTTGTAACTAGAAACACTTTTTATTATACAGATTATTGGTTTAAAGGAAAACCAATGTTGGTAAATATGGGAGTTACTTTTAAGTATTTTACAAAGTATAATGAAAATGCATACAATCCTTTATTGGCAGAGTTTACGATACAAAACAATGAAGAAATTGGGTATCCTACTTTTGATGTTTTCTTTAATGCACAAGTTCGTAGAACGCGTTTGTATCTAAAAGTAGACAACATAACTTCTAGTTTTTCTGATAAAAATTATTTTTCTGCACCAAACTATCCTTACAGAGATTTTACAGTACGTTTTGGATTAGTTTGGAATTGGTTTATTTAA
- a CDS encoding Lrp/AsnC family transcriptional regulator, translating into MQLDSIDKKLINLLQNDSKQTTKQLSLHLNLSITAVYERVKKLENQKVIDKYVAIINKNKIEKSFLVFCHLKLIQHSREYVTTFEREILKLEEVSECFHVSGDFDYILKIYVKDMQEYRNFMVSKLTAIKYIGSTHSIFAIEQVKNTTAINL; encoded by the coding sequence ATGCAATTAGATTCTATAGATAAAAAACTCATCAATTTATTACAAAATGATAGTAAACAGACTACAAAACAATTGTCATTACACCTCAACTTATCTATAACTGCTGTTTATGAGCGTGTTAAAAAACTAGAAAATCAAAAAGTGATTGATAAATACGTGGCGATTATCAACAAAAATAAAATTGAAAAATCTTTTTTGGTCTTTTGTCATTTAAAATTAATTCAACATTCTAGAGAATATGTAACTACTTTTGAGCGTGAAATTTTAAAACTAGAAGAAGTTTCTGAATGTTTTCATGTAAGTGGCGATTTTGATTATATTTTAAAAATCTACGTAAAAGACATGCAAGAATATCGAAATTTTATGGTTTCTAAATTAACAGCCATAAAATATATTGGCAGTACGCACAGTATTTTTGCCATAGAACAAGTTAAAAATACAACCGCAATTAACTTGTAG
- the nhaC gene encoding Na+/H+ antiporter NhaC has product MQDDKNLSKIKIEDQGIIVNKELSLLESLIPVVFLMSMLAYNIFFVESQEWFGAYTNQYILLMGGIASAVVGFYNKVSLKRMFTEIWENWKSVFVPILILFLVGALAGTWLVSGIIPAMVYYGLQVLSPAIFLPASVIIAAIISVATGSSWTTSATVGIALVGIGSALGIPTGMIAGAVISGAYFGDKMSPLSDTTNLAPAMAGTDLFTHIKYMAYTTVPTLIITLIVFTILSGTIDTNGNADISNLLTTIDHTFYISPWLFIVPGVVIAMIVMKTKPLVALAIGVILAAVFAFIFQSDVLNGISDSNFSAISKAVLTDVQIETDNDSLSELFSSGGVEGMIWTILLIICAMVFGGIMDAIGALAKITKELLSVATSILGLFASTVVSCLGLNVIASDQYLAIVIPGKMFKKAYQDRGLAPENLSRTLEDSGTVTSVLIPWNTCGAYQSGVLGVSVSDYFVYAIFNYLSPIMTLTFAAFSIKIRQLAKK; this is encoded by the coding sequence ATGCAAGACGATAAAAATTTATCAAAAATAAAGATTGAAGATCAGGGAATTATTGTAAATAAAGAGTTAAGTCTATTAGAATCTTTAATTCCTGTAGTATTTTTGATGAGTATGTTAGCGTATAATATCTTTTTTGTAGAAAGTCAAGAATGGTTTGGAGCTTATACAAATCAATATATTTTATTAATGGGCGGAATTGCATCTGCAGTTGTTGGTTTTTATAATAAAGTATCGCTAAAAAGAATGTTTACAGAAATTTGGGAAAACTGGAAAAGCGTTTTTGTGCCTATTTTAATTTTATTTTTAGTTGGTGCTTTAGCAGGAACTTGGCTGGTAAGCGGTATTATTCCTGCAATGGTTTATTACGGATTACAAGTGTTAAGTCCAGCAATATTTTTGCCAGCATCAGTAATAATTGCAGCAATTATATCTGTAGCAACAGGTAGTTCTTGGACAACTTCTGCTACTGTTGGTATTGCTTTGGTTGGAATTGGAAGTGCACTAGGAATCCCAACTGGAATGATTGCCGGAGCAGTAATTTCTGGGGCTTATTTTGGCGATAAAATGTCTCCTTTATCAGATACAACAAATCTGGCGCCAGCGATGGCAGGTACAGATTTATTTACACATATTAAATATATGGCATATACAACTGTGCCAACATTAATAATTACGTTAATCGTTTTTACTATTTTAAGCGGAACAATTGATACAAACGGAAATGCAGATATTAGTAATTTACTAACAACTATAGATCATACTTTTTACATTTCTCCTTGGTTATTTATTGTGCCAGGTGTTGTAATTGCAATGATTGTAATGAAAACGAAACCGTTAGTTGCTTTAGCTATTGGTGTTATTTTAGCGGCTGTTTTTGCTTTTATTTTTCAATCGGATGTTTTAAACGGAATTTCTGATTCTAATTTTAGTGCAATAAGTAAAGCTGTACTTACTGATGTTCAAATAGAGACTGATAATGATAGTTTATCAGAATTATTTTCTTCTGGAGGAGTAGAAGGAATGATTTGGACCATTTTATTAATTATTTGTGCTATGGTTTTTGGTGGAATTATGGACGCAATTGGTGCTTTGGCAAAAATTACGAAAGAATTATTATCTGTAGCAACTTCTATTTTGGGTTTATTTGCAAGTACAGTAGTAAGTTGTTTGGGGTTAAATGTAATTGCTTCAGATCAATATTTGGCAATTGTAATTCCTGGTAAAATGTTTAAAAAAGCGTATCAAGATAGAGGTTTAGCGCCAGAAAATTTAAGTAGAACTCTAGAGGATTCAGGAACTGTAACTTCTGTTTTAATTCCGTGGAATACTTGTGGAGCATATCAATCTGGAGTTTTAGGAGTTTCTGTTTCTGATTATTTTGTGTATGCAATTTTTAATTATTTAAGTCCAATAATGACTTTAACGTTCGCAGCTTTTAGTATTAAAATTAGACAATTAGCTAAGAAATAA
- a CDS encoding ribonuclease HII — protein MLQSNFSGFTLEAGTDEAGRGCLCGPVVAAAVILPKDFTHPFLNDSKQLSEKRREELRPFIEKNAIAFGVSFVWQDEVDKINVLQASITGMHRSIEALNITPEFIIVDGNKFKDYKEIPHKTIVKGDAKYLSIAAASVLAKTYRDEYMAKIHQEFPMFNWVKNKGYPTKEHRNAIREFGANIHHRKTFRLLPEQVKLDL, from the coding sequence ATGTTACAATCTAATTTTAGTGGTTTTACTTTAGAAGCAGGCACAGACGAAGCTGGCAGAGGTTGTTTATGCGGTCCAGTTGTTGCTGCAGCAGTAATTTTACCTAAAGATTTTACACATCCTTTTTTAAATGATTCTAAGCAATTATCAGAAAAAAGGAGGGAAGAATTACGTCCATTTATCGAAAAAAATGCAATTGCTTTTGGTGTTTCTTTTGTTTGGCAAGACGAAGTTGATAAAATAAATGTGTTACAAGCTTCAATAACAGGAATGCATAGATCGATCGAAGCACTAAATATTACACCAGAATTTATTATTGTTGATGGTAATAAATTTAAAGATTATAAAGAAATTCCGCATAAAACCATTGTAAAAGGCGATGCAAAATATTTAAGTATTGCAGCGGCTTCTGTGTTAGCAAAAACCTATAGAGATGAATATATGGCAAAGATTCATCAAGAATTTCCTATGTTTAATTGGGTTAAAAATAAAGGATATCCAACCAAAGAACACAGAAATGCAATTCGAGAATTTGGGGCAAATATCCATCACAGAAAAACATTTCGATTATTGCCAGAACAAGTAAAATTAGATTTGTAA
- a CDS encoding DUF3857 domain-containing protein yields the protein MIKKIAFTLFVFTQLATFAQDYKFGKVSKEELQEKFYPLDSTADAAYLYRSRNTYYEFLQREGRFQIVTEIHERIKIYNKEGFNYGTKLIPFYNPEGESKESVSSIKGYTFSLLNGKVEKTKLAKKNIFEEKRNKYRSEKKITMPSIKEGSVIEIQYTLTSPYTRTIDDLVFQYNIPVKKLDYEVTIPEYYVFSQRTKGYHSIIPNQESKSKNLTYTIKNIGRPTGISTGAREASNTTYSYEKFSYEILKLSFNDKNIPALKNNEPFVNNINNYRGGMEFEIKEINFTKLGGDRKFYSSDWTDVSKEIFRSSSFGSELDKSSFYKDDLNSLSLEGKSDMLKVATIFQFVKSRVKWNGYYDKYTYNGVKKAYKERVGNVADINLMLTSMLRFAGLDANPVLVSSRGNGIPLFPTIKGFDYVIAAVTFKDNTYVLLDATEPYSLPNILPERALNWDGRLVKKDGNSSWINLTSEKHSLEENMIMIKINNELVTEGYVRTKFDNLKALDFRRSYNHIKEESLITNFEENNNVEITDFKIQNKVDLSKPIVRMIKFSSNDLIEGINGKLYIEPLLFLTKHNNPFKLEERKFPIDFTASWKELNRVTIEIPLGYKVEKLPEVLAIALPDNMGVFKYQVSQVGNKIKAISVLQFNKPLIGAQYYKDLKDFFDKTVSKQSEKIVLIKE from the coding sequence ATGATTAAGAAAATTGCATTCACATTATTTGTGTTCACTCAATTAGCAACATTTGCACAAGATTACAAATTCGGAAAAGTATCAAAAGAAGAGCTACAAGAAAAATTTTATCCTTTAGATTCAACAGCAGATGCTGCTTATTTGTATAGAAGTAGAAATACATATTATGAGTTTTTACAAAGAGAAGGTAGGTTTCAAATAGTGACAGAAATACATGAAAGAATAAAAATTTATAATAAAGAAGGGTTTAATTATGGAACAAAATTAATACCTTTTTATAATCCAGAAGGTGAAAGTAAAGAGTCTGTAAGTTCAATTAAAGGATATACTTTTTCTCTTTTAAATGGAAAAGTTGAAAAGACTAAATTAGCTAAAAAAAATATTTTCGAAGAAAAAAGAAACAAATATAGAAGCGAAAAAAAAATTACAATGCCAAGTATTAAAGAAGGTTCAGTAATTGAAATACAATACACTTTAACCTCACCTTATACAAGAACTATTGATGATTTAGTTTTTCAATATAATATCCCAGTTAAAAAACTAGACTATGAGGTTACAATACCTGAGTATTATGTTTTTAGTCAAAGAACAAAAGGATATCATTCTATAATTCCGAATCAAGAATCAAAAAGTAAGAATTTAACTTATACAATAAAAAATATTGGTAGACCAACAGGTATTTCTACTGGTGCAAGAGAAGCAAGTAATACCACATATAGTTATGAGAAATTTAGTTACGAAATTTTAAAATTAAGTTTTAATGATAAAAATATACCAGCTTTAAAAAATAATGAACCTTTTGTTAACAATATTAATAATTACAGAGGTGGTATGGAATTTGAAATTAAAGAAATCAACTTTACAAAACTTGGTGGAGATAGGAAATTTTATTCTTCAGATTGGACAGATGTTAGTAAAGAAATTTTTAGATCTTCTTCTTTTGGTAGTGAGTTAGATAAGTCTAGTTTTTATAAGGACGATTTAAATTCATTAAGCTTAGAAGGAAAGTCTGATATGCTTAAAGTTGCTACTATCTTTCAGTTTGTAAAATCAAGAGTAAAATGGAATGGTTATTATGATAAGTATACATATAATGGTGTTAAAAAGGCGTACAAGGAAAGAGTAGGTAATGTTGCAGACATCAATTTAATGTTAACTTCTATGTTGCGTTTTGCAGGTTTGGATGCAAATCCTGTTTTGGTAAGTTCTAGAGGAAATGGTATTCCGTTATTTCCAACAATAAAAGGTTTTGATTATGTAATAGCTGCTGTTACTTTTAAAGATAATACATATGTACTTTTAGATGCAACAGAACCTTATAGTTTACCAAATATTTTACCAGAAAGAGCTTTAAATTGGGATGGAAGATTGGTTAAAAAAGATGGTAACTCTTCTTGGATAAATTTAACTTCGGAAAAGCATTCTTTAGAGGAAAACATGATAATGATAAAAATTAATAACGAATTAGTAACAGAAGGTTATGTTAGAACAAAGTTCGATAATTTAAAAGCATTAGATTTTAGAAGAAGTTACAATCACATAAAAGAAGAAAGCTTAATTACCAATTTTGAAGAAAATAACAATGTAGAAATAACAGATTTTAAGATTCAAAATAAGGTAGATTTAAGTAAACCCATTGTTAGAATGATAAAATTCTCTAGTAATGATTTAATTGAAGGAATAAATGGTAAATTATATATAGAGCCTTTGCTATTTCTAACAAAACATAACAATCCTTTTAAATTAGAAGAAAGAAAGTTTCCAATAGATTTTACAGCTTCTTGGAAAGAATTAAATAGAGTTACAATCGAAATTCCATTAGGCTATAAAGTAGAAAAATTACCAGAAGTTTTGGCTATTGCTTTACCAGATAATATGGGCGTTTTTAAATATCAAGTTTCTCAAGTTGGTAATAAAATAAAAGCAATTTCTGTTTTACAATTTAATAAACCTTTAATTGGTGCACAGTATTATAAAGATTTAAAAGATTTCTTTGATAAAACTGTAAGCAAACAATCAGAAAAAATAGTGTTAATTAAAGAGTAA
- a CDS encoding aminotransferase class I/II-fold pyridoxal phosphate-dependent enzyme yields the protein MSFNPADNIQDLQYYGEFGGVNPSISDSSTFTFLSAKTMFDTFEGNADGCYLYARHSTPSNLYLGKALAAMEGTETANVSASGMGAITPVILQICGAGDHIVSSRTIYGGTYAFLKNFSPRLGIKTTFVDITKLDIVEAAITKNTKVLYCEAVSNPLLEVADIKGLSVLAKKHNLKLVVDNTFSPLSISPAKLGADVVCHSLTKFINGSSDTVGGVVCGTQEFINDLRNVNDGASMLLGSTMDSLRASSILKNMRTLHIRMKQHSFNAAYLADKFQADGLITVYPGLDSHPSHNLFKSSMNTEFGFGGMLTIDVGTLEKANELMELMQQKNIGNLAVSLGFYRTLFSAPGTSTSSEIPADEQKEMGLSKGLIRFSIGLDNDIERTYQMMKSCMIEVGVL from the coding sequence ATGAGCTTTAATCCAGCAGATAATATTCAAGATTTACAATATTATGGAGAATTTGGAGGTGTAAATCCATCAATTTCAGATTCGTCTACATTTACTTTTTTATCAGCAAAAACAATGTTTGATACTTTTGAAGGAAATGCAGATGGTTGTTATTTATACGCTCGTCATTCAACGCCGAGTAATTTATATTTAGGCAAAGCTTTAGCAGCAATGGAAGGCACAGAAACTGCAAATGTATCAGCATCAGGAATGGGCGCAATTACACCAGTAATATTACAGATTTGTGGTGCTGGTGATCATATTGTTTCTAGTAGAACTATTTATGGAGGAACATACGCTTTCTTAAAAAACTTTTCGCCAAGATTAGGTATCAAAACTACGTTTGTAGACATTACAAAATTAGATATTGTAGAGGCTGCAATTACTAAAAATACTAAAGTTTTATATTGTGAGGCAGTAAGTAATCCGTTATTAGAAGTTGCAGATATTAAAGGTTTATCAGTTTTAGCTAAAAAACACAATTTAAAATTAGTGGTTGATAATACTTTCTCTCCGCTTTCAATTTCACCCGCAAAATTAGGTGCAGATGTGGTTTGCCATAGTTTAACAAAATTTATAAATGGTTCTTCGGATACCGTTGGAGGCGTAGTTTGTGGAACGCAAGAATTCATAAATGATTTACGAAATGTAAATGACGGAGCGTCTATGTTATTGGGTTCAACGATGGATAGTTTAAGAGCTTCATCCATCTTAAAAAACATGCGAACTTTGCATATTAGAATGAAGCAACACAGTTTTAATGCTGCTTATTTGGCTGATAAATTTCAAGCAGATGGATTAATAACAGTGTATCCAGGTTTAGATTCTCATCCTTCTCACAATCTTTTTAAAAGTAGTATGAATACCGAATTTGGTTTTGGTGGAATGTTAACAATTGATGTTGGTACTTTAGAAAAAGCAAATGAGTTAATGGAATTAATGCAACAAAAAAATATAGGAAATTTGGCTGTGAGTTTAGGTTTTTATAGAACATTATTTTCTGCTCCTGGAACTTCAACTTCTTCAGAAATTCCTGCGGATGAACAAAAAGAAATGGGACTTTCTAAAGGTTTAATTCGTTTTTCTATCGGTTTAGATAATGATATTGAAAGAACTTATCAAATGATGAAGTCTTGTATGATTGAAGTTGGTGTTTTGTAG